Sequence from the Arthrobacter pigmenti genome:
GCGGACAGACGCCGGCGTCGGTTCCCATGGCCACCCTGACGCCGGCAGCCACGGCGTTCGCGACGCATGTTTGAAGCTTTTCCTGGAGTCGGAGCTTCTTCTCCACCGCATAGGGTGCAGCCTTCGCCGGATCCGGGGGAGTGGTGCCGGTGGAAAGCGTGGGAACCATGAAGGCGCCCCGTTCGAGCATGAGGCCGATGGCGGCGTCGTCAATTTCGTAGGCGTGCTCAATGCTGCGGACGCCCGCCTTTAGTGCGTTGGCGATGCTTCGGGCACTCTGGGCGTGGGCGGCAACGGGGACGTCATGCGACGCTGCCTCCTCGACGACAGCGCGCATCTCATCGACGTTCAGGCCGTCGTGCCACGGCTGGTCACGCGGCGACCAGACACCGCCGCTGGCCATCACTTTGATGACCTTCGCCCCGAGCCGCATCACTTCGCGGGTGTTCCGGATGGCCTGGTCCACGCCGTCGGTAAGGAATCCGATGTCGCCATTGGGTGAGACGGCCTGGCCCAGGTTGAAGCCGCAGCAGGTGCGGAAGTCGCCGTGACCGCCCGTTGGGCCCAACGCCCGGTACGCGTAAATCAGCTCCGGCCCTTCGATGATGCCCTCGCGGATCGCGACGTCGGTGGCCATATCGATCCCACCGAGATCGCGGGCCGTGGTGATGCCTGCATCAAGGGTTGCCTTGAGAATCGGGATGGCGGAGTAATAGCCGTAGCGCGGCGGCAGGTCCAGCATACGCGCCCCGCCCAGCTGCCCGGCGGGCATGGTGAGGTGTACGTGCGCGTCGATGAAGCCAGGCGTAAGGTACATCCCCGTTCCGTCAATCACCTGGGCGTCTACGACATTCGGTTCATCAGCTGCAGGACCGATCCAGTCGATCTTTCCTGCGATAACGACGACGGTGTACCCGGGGTTGGGCGCTCCTCCCGTTCCGTCGATGATGACGGCGTTGCGGATGATCATGCGGTCGCTCTCCTGGTCCGTACCCTGATTTCTATCGGTGTTCACAGTGCAGGCTTTCCTCTCAATGAGACGTGCGTCATATGGGACAATTACCGAAACGCTAAGGGATTGAGCCAATGTGGATCCGGTAACGCAGGAAAACATTCATGAACCCGTTTCTGTGCAGGAAAGTGTTGAACTGGCAGAGGCTGACCTCGAGCTCATTAACGCCCTACAAATTGCGCCCCGGGGCAGTTGGGTGGAGCTGGGCGCAATTCTCGACGTACACCCAACCACCCTCGCTCGGCGTTGGCAGCGGCTCGTATCGGCCGGACTGGCACGCGTGACCATAGCGCCGAGCGACAAGCTTGCGCGCACCACGGACGTGGCCTTCGTCGAGCTCACCTGCCAGAACAACAGGGTGCAGTTGGTAGCCGATCAGCTTGTGCAGGATCCGCGGCTGATGACGGTCCAGTTCATCGCCGGCTCGGCGCACCTGCTGCTCACTGTGGCGGCACCGGCACACTCACTCTCCGACTTCCTCCTGGGCACCATCGGCGGGATGGAACACGTGCTGCACTACGCAGTACGCAGCATGACGGGTCAGATCTACGAAGCGACGCGCTGGCACTTCCGCGCTCTCCCCGCGGCGCAGCTTCGCCGGCTCGCGCAACTGAGCCGGGCGCCGTCGTCGTCCACTGGCCAGGAACCGTCGGCGCTGGACGCAACGAACCGCGCCATCATGCGTGCGCTGAGCATCGACGGGCGTGCAGGGTTCCGGGCCATCGCCCGCGAACTCGACCTCCCGCCGGTGACGGTAGCCCGCCGGGTGAACCAGCTGATAGCGCACGACGTCGTCGCGCTCCGCTGCGATGTTGCGCGCCGTGGGTCCGGTCGAAGTTTCAGCGCAATCCTCTGGGGCTCGCTGCAGCCCGACCTCGCGCTCGCTATTGACAGGTCAATGACGGACCGCATCCCGGAACTGCGGCTGATGACCATGGTGACGGGCCACAACAACATCCACATTGTGGTCTGGCTCAACAACCCGGCTGACCTGCTGTCCGCCGAGCAGAAGCTCCTGGACAACATACCCGGGCTTTCCATCGAGGACCGGCGCATTGTCCTTAGAACCTTCAAGTACAACGGGGCAGTGCTCGACGCGAACGGGCTGTTCACGCAGATAGTTCCAATGGCCTACTGACCCCGCGCGGCGTAACAAACCCGGAGCCATGTTTTGATGATTACCTGTTGCCGACGCGACGCCGGCAAGGGAGGACTGCCCGCCAATGAATGACCGGATCACGCTACGATTCCTCGCCTCACCCACGGACGTCTCGGAGGACGGCACCACCGTGCAGGCGGGTCGGGTTCTCGAATGGATCGACAAGGCCGGTTACGCCTGCGCCACCGGGTACAGCGGCGGCTACTGTGTCACCGCCTACGTCGGCAACGTGCACTTCACGAGGCCCATCCGGAACGGCGACCTCATCGAAGTCGATGCCCGGATTGTGCACACGGGGCGATCGAGCATGCAGGTGGTGGTCACGGTCGATGCCGCCGACGTCCGGGACCGGGTGTTCCGGCCGGCGATGGACTGCGTCCTCGTGTTCGTCGCGATGGATGAGGACCGCCGCCCGAAGCAGATACCGCCGTGGTCGCCTACGGATGAGGAGTCTTCCCAGCTCGCGGAGGGCGCCGCGGGCAGGATCGCGGCGCGGAACGAGATCCGCGACGCCATGCACGCCCAGGCCTACACGGACGCCGGCACAACCCCGCGTGAGCAATTCCGGTTCCTGGCTGCGCCGTCGGACGTGAACTGGGGCGGGAACGCGCACGGCGGAATTGTGATGCGCTGGATCGACGAAGTGGCGCGCGCCTGTGCGATGTCGTGGTGCGGGCGGGACTCCGTGGCTGTCTACTCCGGCGGCATCCACTTCCTGAATCCCATCCACATCGGCGACCTCGTTGAACTCGAGGCCCGGCTCATCCATACCGGCCCGCACAGCATGCACATCGCGGTCCACACCCGTGCCCGCGACCCGCGCGGCGGGCAGTGGCGGCGCACCACCCTGTGCATGACCATCTTCGTCACCCGCGATGAGACGGGCGGCGCCGCCGATGTTCCGCAGCTGCCGCTTCACAGCGACGAGGACCGCCGGCTCGACGCCCACGCCATTGACCTGGCACGCCGACGTGCGGAGCTGGCGCCGCTGCGGTTCGCCGTCGAACGCACCTATCACGGGAGCGGCCGGAGCCGGTAGGAACTCCCACGAACGACGACAACGGCGACCGCCGTCGTCGTCGTTCTTTTTCTTGCAGTCCTGCAACCTTGCACTTGTGCAACAATATGGTTGCGTGAGACAATCATTTGGTGAGTCAACTAGTTTCCCTTCGCACGCGTAAGCGCAATGAAACCTGGACGGCACTGCACGACGCCGCGGCCCGGCTGACGCTTGAAAAGGGTCCGGACAGCGTCACGGTGGAGCAGATCGCCACGCTCGCCAATGTCTCGCCTCGCACCTTCTTCAACTACTTCGGTACCAAGGAAGACGCAATTCTTGGCCTGCAGGAGCCAAGCATCGATGAGCAGCTCCTCGAGGAGTTCTCGGCCGACCATGACCTCCTTGAGCAGGTCTCCCGGCTGCTCATCGCCGTCGTGCACTCCACCGAGGGCGGCGAGCCTGAGGCCAGCCGGCGCCTTGAGGTGATCACCGAGTATCCCTACCTGCGCCAGCGCCGATTCGCCTACTTCCTGCAGGTCGAGCAGCTGGTCCGCGAGGTGGTCGCGGAGCAGATCGCGGCGACCGGCCGATGGCAGGCGGCACTCAGCCGGCATTCGGCGGAGGACGTCGCGCGGATGATTGTCCTCGTGGCGGGAGCCCCGATGCGCTACGCGATGCAGCAGGCGGCTGACTCGCCCACAATCCAGAACCAGTTCCAGGCCCTTGACGGAGCCACCGCACTTCTCCGAGAGGTTCTTGAGGAAATTCGATGACAAGTACTGCTACTGCACAACGCAAAGAATCCGGATTGCTCCTGCTGTTCGTCGGCCTGATGCTTTCCATGCTGCTGGCCGCGCTGAACCAGATGATCCTCAGCACGGCGCTGCCCACCATCGTCGGCGAGCTCAGCGGCGTTGACCAGATGCTGTGGGTCATCACGGCGTACATTCTCGCCGCGACGATCGTCATGCCGATCTATGGGAAGCTCGGCGATCTGATCGGCCGGAAGAACCTTCTGCTGCTGGCGATCGTCATCTTCATGGCCGGCTCAGTTGTGGGTGGGCTCGCGCCGAACATGGAGTGGCTGATTGCGGGCCGCGCGTTCCAGGGGCTCGGCGGCGGCGGGCTGATGATTCTCTCGCAGGCCATCATTGCCGACGTCGTTCCCGCCCGTGAGCGCGGAAAGTACATGGGCGCCATGGGCGGCGTGTTCGCGTTCGCCTCGGTGGCCGGCCCGCTGCTGGGCGGTTGGTTCACGGAGGGTCCCGGCTGGCGCTGGATGTTCTGGATCAACATGCCGCTGGGGGTGCTGGCGATCGTGGTGGTGCTGTTCTTCCTGCATCTGCCTGCCCGTGAGCGTTCGCATCCGCATATTGACGTCACGGGAATGGTGCTGCTGGCGATCGCGACAACCTCCATTGTCCTTGTGGGCACCTGGGGTGGTACCGAATACGAGTGGCTCTCCATCCAGATCCTCGGCCTGTTCGTCGTCGCCGTGGGCAGCGCCGTGCTGTTCGTACTGGCCGAGCGTCGGGCGAAGGAACCCATCCTCCCGATGAGCCTCTTTCGGGAACGGAGCTTCGTCCTCACCACCGCGGGCGGCCTGATGATCGGCGTGACCATGTTCGGCGCGATCGGGTACCTGCCCACCTACCTGCAGATGGTAACCGGGGCAAGCGCGACCAACGCCGGGTTGCTCATGATCCCGATGATGGGTGCCCTGATCCTGACCTCCACGGGGTCCGGAGTCCTGGTCAGTAAAACCGGCCGTTACAAGTGGATGCCCATCACGGGTTCGCTGGCGGTCACCGTTGCGCTGCTCCTG
This genomic interval carries:
- a CDS encoding amidohydrolase family protein; its protein translation is MNTDRNQGTDQESDRMIIRNAVIIDGTGGAPNPGYTVVVIAGKIDWIGPAADEPNVVDAQVIDGTGMYLTPGFIDAHVHLTMPAGQLGGARMLDLPPRYGYYSAIPILKATLDAGITTARDLGGIDMATDVAIREGIIEGPELIYAYRALGPTGGHGDFRTCCGFNLGQAVSPNGDIGFLTDGVDQAIRNTREVMRLGAKVIKVMASGGVWSPRDQPWHDGLNVDEMRAVVEEAASHDVPVAAHAQSARSIANALKAGVRSIEHAYEIDDAAIGLMLERGAFMVPTLSTGTTPPDPAKAAPYAVEKKLRLQEKLQTCVANAVAAGVRVAMGTDAGVCPHGTNLTELGHLVDLGMKPIDAINAGTLNAAELLQIDNRTGSIELGKEADLVLTPVDPLAGIHQLGNPDNIAVVVAKGRLKKNLLAAIPALEPVS
- a CDS encoding AsnC family transcriptional regulator; the protein is MQESVELAEADLELINALQIAPRGSWVELGAILDVHPTTLARRWQRLVSAGLARVTIAPSDKLARTTDVAFVELTCQNNRVQLVADQLVQDPRLMTVQFIAGSAHLLLTVAAPAHSLSDFLLGTIGGMEHVLHYAVRSMTGQIYEATRWHFRALPAAQLRRLAQLSRAPSSSTGQEPSALDATNRAIMRALSIDGRAGFRAIARELDLPPVTVARRVNQLIAHDVVALRCDVARRGSGRSFSAILWGSLQPDLALAIDRSMTDRIPELRLMTMVTGHNNIHIVVWLNNPADLLSAEQKLLDNIPGLSIEDRRIVLRTFKYNGAVLDANGLFTQIVPMAY
- a CDS encoding acyl-CoA thioesterase, which encodes MNDRITLRFLASPTDVSEDGTTVQAGRVLEWIDKAGYACATGYSGGYCVTAYVGNVHFTRPIRNGDLIEVDARIVHTGRSSMQVVVTVDAADVRDRVFRPAMDCVLVFVAMDEDRRPKQIPPWSPTDEESSQLAEGAAGRIAARNEIRDAMHAQAYTDAGTTPREQFRFLAAPSDVNWGGNAHGGIVMRWIDEVARACAMSWCGRDSVAVYSGGIHFLNPIHIGDLVELEARLIHTGPHSMHIAVHTRARDPRGGQWRRTTLCMTIFVTRDETGGAADVPQLPLHSDEDRRLDAHAIDLARRRAELAPLRFAVERTYHGSGRSR
- a CDS encoding TetR family transcriptional regulator encodes the protein MSQLVSLRTRKRNETWTALHDAAARLTLEKGPDSVTVEQIATLANVSPRTFFNYFGTKEDAILGLQEPSIDEQLLEEFSADHDLLEQVSRLLIAVVHSTEGGEPEASRRLEVITEYPYLRQRRFAYFLQVEQLVREVVAEQIAATGRWQAALSRHSAEDVARMIVLVAGAPMRYAMQQAADSPTIQNQFQALDGATALLREVLEEIR
- a CDS encoding MDR family MFS transporter gives rise to the protein MTSTATAQRKESGLLLLFVGLMLSMLLAALNQMILSTALPTIVGELSGVDQMLWVITAYILAATIVMPIYGKLGDLIGRKNLLLLAIVIFMAGSVVGGLAPNMEWLIAGRAFQGLGGGGLMILSQAIIADVVPARERGKYMGAMGGVFAFASVAGPLLGGWFTEGPGWRWMFWINMPLGVLAIVVVLFFLHLPARERSHPHIDVTGMVLLAIATTSIVLVGTWGGTEYEWLSIQILGLFVVAVGSAVLFVLAERRAKEPILPMSLFRERSFVLTTAGGLMIGVTMFGAIGYLPTYLQMVTGASATNAGLLMIPMMGALILTSTGSGVLVSKTGRYKWMPITGSLAVTVALLLLSTITPTTPVWIICVYIAIMGAGLGLSMQILVLIVQNTFPNRVVGTATASNNYFRQIGATLGSAIVGSLFTARVSELLLERLPAAGSALDGGANSLTPAVVNSLPDALQSPIIQSYNDALTPLFLYMAPLGVIAAILLSFVQEKELSTVIERDTKVERDAGIVPAEPAAR